In the Bartonella apihabitans genome, TCGAACGAGATTGATTGCGGAAACTTGTTTTTGGTAAATCAAACGATCGCATCCAGAGCATCGATGCCTGTCATATCGAAAAATATAAATGTCATAAAGACAAGTAATATCACAAGGATAACGGCTGCAATCAGCAAAACAAAAAAACGTGATCTTATACGGCGTTTTTCTATTGATGCCGGATCGGAACTATCGGCTTTGAGATTAGTCGTCATTGCTGGAGTTCAAACGGTCCGGACTGGTTCCTATACCCGGTTCTCGACCCATATAGCCCAATTCCTGAAGCGATTTTTTTAGAAAAAATTCGACAGCTTCAGCTTCACTTTTTATTTTATGATTATCACGCAGGAAATTTTGCAAGGCTGTCAATGTCTGTGCGTCAAGATTGAACGAAATACCCATATAGACCTCTTGAATAAAAAAAGGCCCTGCAAAGATATGCAGGAGCCTTGATTGATATTATTTCTCGCCTTTGAGGACTTTCAAAATGTTCTGTGGTGAAGATTCACCATAAGGATCGGTTTCGCAATTATCCGAGAAACCTTTTTCCTCAAACCATTTTTCAACAACGCCATCATTAACGACAGCAGCATAACGCCATGAACGCATGCCAAAACCCAGATTGGATTTGTTGACGAGCATACCCATTTTACGGGTGAATTCGCCATTGCCATCAGGAATAAGCTTGATGTGCTGCAATTTGTTGTGTCTTGCCCCAAGCATTCATAACGAAGGCATCATTGACAGCAAGGCAATAGACTTCATCAATGCCAAGTTTCTTGAATTCCGGATAAAGTTTTTCAAAATCCGGCAACTGATAGGTCGAGCATGTTGGGGTAAATGCGCCCGGCAATGAGAACAATACTACGCGCTTGCCCTTGAAATATTCATCTGTGTTGACATCTTGCCAACGGAACGGGTTTGAACCCCCAATAGATTCATCACGTACACGCGTATGGAATGTTACATTTGGAACTTTTTGTCCGATCATTAATTTGCTCCTGTATTTTTATCTCTTTCGGCCTGTCCGATAAGGCAGGCAGTGTGAGCCGGAATTCACATAAGAAAGGTAAGAGATCGATCGTTAACTTGCAAGCTCGCCCCCGAAAGATTGATAATTTTACACTCGATATTTTTGGTTAATCGCTTTAAATTGATCACAGTAAAGAACATATGGTGATGAATATGGCGATTTTGACAATTTCTACGACTGCCTTCGATGACCAAAATCCCGGAACGTCCGGATTACGAAAGAAGGTAAAAGTTTTCCAAAAGCCGAATTACGTCGAAAATTTCATCCAATCTATTTTCAATAGCGTTGGTGATGTTTCCGGAAGATTGTTTATTCTCGGAGGCGACGGGCGTTTTTTTAATAAAGAAGTTATTCAGAAAATTTTAAAAATGGCTGCTGCCAATAAAGTCGGCCATATCAAAGTTGGCCTGAACGGTATTTTGTCAACGCCGGCGGCTTCCCATCTTATCCGCAAATACAAGGCCTTTGGCGGCATCATTCTGTCGGCAAGTCATAATCCCGGTGGCCCGTCAGGTGACTTCGGTATCAAATACAATATTTCCAATGGCGGCTGCTCCGGAAAAAGTAACAAAGGCTATTTTCGAATCTTCAAAAAAAATTACTTCTTATAAAATAGAAGATTGTGGCGATATCGACATCGCGAAATTGGGGAAAACGCAAATCGGTTCAATGGTTGTCGAAGTCATTGATCCGGTAGTCGATTATGCAGATCTGATGGAAGAATTGTTCGATTTCGATCTCATCCGCAAAGCAATTGCCGGTGGTTTGACATTCCGTTTCGATGCATTGAATGCTGTGACCGGTCCATATGCCCATGAAATTTTCGAGAAACGTCTGGGCATGAAAAAGGGAACAGTTGTGAATGGTACACCGCTTCCCGATTTCGGCGGTGCTATCCTGACCCTAATCTCGTTCATGCCCATGATCTTTATGAATTGATGATGTCTGAAGACTGGGCCTGATCTTGGTGCTGCATCCGATGGCGATGGTGACCGTAATATGATTGTCGGCTGGAAACGTTTTGTCACTCCATCCGATTTACTTGCCATTCTCGCAGCCAATGCAAAGCTCGTTAAAGGCTATCGCAATGGTATTGCAGGCATTGCACGCTCTATGCCGACAAGTGCCGCAGCCGATTATGTGGCTAAAAAACTTGGCCTCAATATTTATGAAACACCGACAGGCTGGAAATTTTTCGGCAATTTGCTTGATGCCGGAAAGGTAACGTTCTGTGGCGAGGAAAGCTTCGGCACCGGTTCCAATCACGTGCGTGAAAAAGACGGTTTGTGGGCAATATTATTCTGGCTCAATTTGCTTGCGGCAACTGGTAAAAGCGTGAGTGAAATTGTCGAACAACATTGGCAACAATTCGGTCGATCCTATTATACCCGTCATGATTACGAGGAAGTTGATCAGACCGCGGCAAAAGCTCTCATGGAAGATTTGCGTTCACGTCTTGGAAAACTTGCCGGAACCGATGTTGCAGGACTAACGATCGCCAAGGCAGATGATTTTTCATACCACGATCCGATTGATGGCTCGGTCAGCGAGCATCAGGGCATCCGGATTTTCTTTGAAGGCGGCGGACGCATCGTCTACCGTCTGTCAGGAACCGGAACATCGGGCGCAACGGTTCGCGTTTATCTGGAACATTATGTTGCCGATCCGCTAAAGCAGGATGACGACCCCCAGGAAGCTCTTGCAGCCTTGATTGTTGCCGCTGACGAGCTTGTTGATTTGAAGAAAAAACTTAACCGCGATGCCCCGAGTGTTATTACCTGAGAATAGGGTGGTATGAGTTCAGGAAGGGCTGTCACACTCGGATAATCGATCGGATAATTGCTTTTTCAGGCAATATTCATCTTGCACTGACAGGCTTTTCAAAAATCTATAAACAAATATAACAAAAAGCCCTGTAAATTTTTACAGGGCTTTTTGAATTAAAGAAGTAACAAACAAACCGGAACGATAAACGTCCGTTTGGTTTAACTCATTTCGGATGGATCATATTTTCCGGTTTGACCAGACGATTATAATCAGCCTCGGATACACCGGCCTTTAAAGCTTCTTCGCGCAGTGTTGTGCCATTCTTATGGGCAGTTTTCGCAATTTTTGCAGCTTTGTCGTAACCGATTGCCGGAGCAAGTGCAGTGACCAGCATCAAGGATTTTTCAAGGAGATCATGAATGCGTGCTTCATTGGCCTTGATGCCTTTGACGCAATGATCTGCGAAAGAAACCATGCATTCCGACAAAATCTTGATGGATTGCAAAACATTGAATGCAATAACCGGTTTATAGACATTGAGCTCGAAATGTCCCTGACTTGCAGCAACAGTAATCGTTGTTTCATTGCCAAACACCTGACAGGCAACCATTGTCATCGCTTCGCATTGCGTCGGGTTGACTTTGCCTGGCATAATCGAAGAACCGGGTTCATTTTCCGGTAAGCTCAATTCACCAAGACCGCAGCGGGAACCGGAGCCCAAAAGGCGGATATCATTGGCAATTTTGAACAGGTCGGTTGCCAAAGCATTGAGACTGCCGTGGAAATTGGTAATTGCTCCATGGCTTGCCAAAGCTTCGAATTTGTTATCGGCCGTTTCGAATGCAACACCTGTAATGTCGGTTACTGCTTCGACGAAATCCTTGTCGAAACCGATCGGAGCATTCAAACCGGTACCAACAGCCGTACCACCTTGAGCAAGTTTGAGAACGTCTTGGAGCGCCGCCTCGATGCGTTTTCTGTTATGTTCAAGTGCTGCACGGTAACCGGAAAATTCTTGTCCCAGCGTGATCGGAGTGGCATCCTGTGTGTGGGTGCGACCGATTTTGATAATTTTGGAAAATTCTTTTTCCTTATCCTTCAACGCAATCGTAAGATGGTCAATTGCCGGAAAAAGTTTATTGATGGTCTCTAAAGCTGCCGAGATATGAATGGCGGTCGGAAACGAGTTGTTTGATGACTGGCTCATATTGACGTGGTCATTGGGGTGAACAGGTTTTTTGGAACCCATTTCTCCGCCGAGCATCTCGATAGCACGGTTGGCAATGACTTCATTGACATTCATATTGGTTTGCGTGCCCGAACCGGTCTGCCAGACGACGAGTGGAAAATTGTCGTCGAGTTTGCCGTCAATGACTTCATCGGCTGCTGCAATAATTGCTTTTCCCAACTCTGGCGAAAGCTTTTTAGCTTTCATATTAGCCATGGCTGCGGCTTTTTTGATAAGCCCCAAGGCATGAATGAGCGGGAGAGGCTGCCTTTCGCCGCCGATTTTGAAATTGTGCAAAGAGCGTTCTGTTTGTGCCCCCCAATAATGGTCAGCAGGAACCTCGATCGGACCGAATGTATCCGTTTCTGTGCGGGTCTTTACCATGATAAAACTCCTCTGTGGTTGACGTGACGATAGACCAAGAGAGCCAATGAGAAAAGGCCTTAAACAGGATGAGATCTATTTCTTGAACGTGTTTTTAAACATATTTTGGTGAGGAAAAAACGAAGTTTGGAATAAAACATAGAAGGCCATAACGGGATTGGTAAAATACAGCGGGTTTTTCCCCGATATTTTGACTTACCGTGGCAAAAATGCGGTTAAAACAAAGGAATGAGATAAAACCGGATTTTTTTAAGGGGAGGAAGATAAAGTAACGGGAACCATCTCCGGTTAACCGAACAATTTGAAAATCAGCTTGTCGAATATCCCTATCGGATGAATTGTTTTTTACGTTTTAAAATCGCGATAAGCTGAAAAATTAGTTCCTGATAGAATAATGGCGAATTTGTTATTTTCTTGTTTTATTATGATTTGAAATAAAAACGCGCGAAGGCCCGTTCAATAAGAGTGTTTTGAACTTTCTTAGAAGTCCATACCGCCCATGCCGCCGCCCGGCATTGCAGGCATTGGAGCCTCTTTCTTCGGCAATTCTGCAATCATGGCTTCGGTTGTGATCAACAATCCGGCAACAGAAGCAGCGTTTTGCAGAGCAGAACGGACAACCTTGACAGGGTCAACAATGCCCAGAGCAATCAGATCGCCATATTGGCCATTGGCTGTGTTGTAGCCGAATGTATCGCTCTTGTTTTCAAGAATTTTACCAACAACGATTGAAGCTTCATCGCCAGCATTGGTAGCAATTTGACGGGCAGGAGCCTGCAAAGCGCGACGAACGATATTGATACCGGCTTCCTGATCGGAATTGGCACCTTTTACCTTGATGTCGGCTGCTGCGCGCAGGAGCGCAGTACCACCACCGGCAACAATGCCTTCTTCAACAGCGGCGCGGGTTGCATTCAAAGCATCGTCAACGCGGTCTTTTTTCTCTTTAACTTCAACTTCTGTTGCACCGCCAACGCGGATAACAGCAACACCGCCTGCCAATTTTGCAAGACGTTCCTGAAGTTTTTCACGGTCATAATCGGAAGTTGTTTCTTCGATCTGGGCCTTGATCTGGTTAACACGTGCATTGATTTCAGGCTTCTTGCCAGCACCGTCAACAATCGTTGTGTTTTCTTTCGAAACGGTAACTTTCTTTGCACGACCAAGCATGTCGAGTGTAACATTTTCAAGCTTGATGCCGAGATCGTCGGAAATAACCTGACCGGATGTCAGAATGGCGATATCTTCCAACATTGCCTTACGACGATCACCGAAGCCCGGAGCCTTGACAGCAGCAATCTTCAAGCCGCCACGCAATTTGTTGACAACCAGAGTTGCCAAAGCTTCACCTTCAACATCCTCGGCAATGATAAGCAAAGGCTTGCTTGACTGGACAACAGCTTCAAGAACCGGAAGCAGAGCCTGCAAGTTTGAAAGTTTCTTTTCGTGGATCAGGATGTAAGGGTCATCGAGATCGGCAACCATCTTTTCTGTATTGGTTACAAAGTAAGGTGAAAGGTAACCACGGTCGAACTGCATACCTTCAACAACTTCGAGCTCTGTATCGGCAGTCTTTGCTTCTTCGACTGTGATAACGCCTTCATTGCCGACTTTCTGCATGGCTTCGGAAATCATTTTACCGATTTCGGTCTCGCCATTGGCTGAAATGGTGCCAACTTGAGCAACTTCGGCTGAAGTTTTGATCTTTTTTGCTTTTTTCAGAAGATTTTCGACAACTTCGTTAACAGCAGCATCGATACCGCGCTTCAAATCCATCGGGTTCATGCCGGCAGCAACAGCTTTTGCGCCTTCCTGAACGATTGCCTGACCCAGAACAGTTGCTGTTGTGGTACCGTCACCGGCAATATCGTTGGTCTTGGAAGCAACTTCGCGCAACATTTGTGCGCCCATATTTTCAAACTTGTCTTCAAGTTCGATTTCTTTCGCAACCGAAACACCGTCTTTGGTAATTCGTGGAGCACCGAAAGACTTGTCGATGACAACGTTACGGCCTTTAGGACCAAGTGTTACTTTCACGGCATTGGCGAGAATATCGACGCCACGCAACATACGTTCGCGCGCATCGCGGCCAAATTTGACTTCTTTTGCAGCCATTTAATATCTCCTTGGGAATTATCCCGGAATTGTTTTTTAAAATTTATGGGAAAATGGCTATCAGCCGAGAATACCCATAATGTCGGATTCTTTCATAATCAGAACGTCTTCGCCATCAAGCTTGACTTCCGTTCCTGACCATTTGCCAAAGAGAACGCGGTCGCCTGCTTTAACGTCAAGAGCAACGAGCTTGCCGCTTTCATCACGTGCACCCGGACCAACAGCGAGAACTTCGCCTTCCTGTGGCTTTTCTTTGGCTGTATCTGGGATGATGATCCCACCTGCGGTTTTTTCTTCTGATTCAACCCGACGAACGACTACGCGATCGTGTAATGGGCGGAATTTGGTTTTTGCCATGTCTTGAACCCTTAATATGTTTAACTTTAATTAAACTCGATTTCGTTGAGGTTTTCCCTCGATTAGCACTCTCGATGTCCGAGTGCTAACTCATGAGAACAGATAAAAATTGCCCCCTATAATGTCAAGAAGGTGGTTTTAATTTTTTAGTGAATTGGCTTCTAGGAACTTTGTTCCTTCAAGGCAAAAAGACGCTCGCAGAAAGCCGCATTTTGTTGAAAATCGACTTAAAAAAGATCGGGCAACACTTATAGAATGCGGCCCAATCGAGTTTGTTTTTGAGGAGCAAAAAATTTGAAACAAATATATAAGCTTCAATGGGTTAAGCCTATGCGGCGTGAAATAGTTCACCTCACGTTTTGATGTTTTATCTCCGCGTCAAGAAGGAAATAGGCTTTTTCATTATGAGCCAAAATAACCGTTTGAATGAGGAGAAAACAGCCACTGATAGAATTTGTTTTCTCCCCGTGAGAAAGATTCAAAAACTGTGCGAAAGGTTAAAAAACAAATTATTCACAGGAACAGTTACTCTGCTGGTTATATTTTTTAAGTTTCTACAGTCCGGATTCGCTCTAATCGGGATCCGTCAGGTGGGATATTCCTCAACGCCTGCAACTTCCGGAACGAAATGGCGAAGAAGATTTTCTATCCCGTGTTTGAGGGTTGCTGTTGACGCCGGACAACCGGAACAGGCACCCCGCATGTTCAGATAGACAACACCGTGCTCGAAACCGCGGAACGTAATATCACCCCCATCATTGGCAACAGCGGGGCGAACCCTTGTTTCGATAAGTTCCTTGATTGTGTCGACGAGATCTTTATCTTCTTCCGAGAAAAATTCTTCCCCGACCGGTACGTCGGGCACATCATTGACATGCGCTGCCATTATCGGACTATTGGACATGAAATGTTCCATAATAGTTCCCAAGATTGCAGGTTTCAGATGCTGCCATTCCGTGTTGTCTTTTGTGACTGTGATGAAATCATAGCCGAAGAAAACACCGGTAACACCGGGAATAGCGAAAAGTTTGGAAGCAAGAGGAGACCGTTCGGATGCGTCTTCTTTGTCACGGAATTCGGCAACGCCTTCTTCCAATACAACCCGACCCGGCAGGAATTTTAGTGTTGCGGGATTAGGCGTGGTTTCTGTCTGGATGAACATATAATTTCCTTTTCATGGTCAAGGCATGCAAGGTGCATTATTCAATTACCTTCTATATGCTGCTTTAAGGAACAAAAATTCAAGAGGCAAGTCGCGCCTTCAAAATGATATTACAGTGAGGAGCTTCTTTTTACGAAAAATTTTTGTTTCTCATTGGGCGGAAAAGCTGGTCAGGCGACGGAATCGATGTCTTCCGCACTCAAACCA is a window encoding:
- the fumC gene encoding class II fumarate hydratase, with translation MVKTRTETDTFGPIEVPADHYWGAQTERSLHNFKIGGERQPLPLIHALGLIKKAAAMANMKAKKLSPELGKAIIAAADEVIDGKLDDNFPLVVWQTGSGTQTNMNVNEVIANRAIEMLGGEMGSKKPVHPNDHVNMSQSSNNSFPTAIHISAALETINKLFPAIDHLTIALKDKEKEFSKIIKIGRTHTQDATPITLGQEFSGYRAALEHNRKRIEAALQDVLKLAQGGTAVGTGLNAPIGFDKDFVEAVTDITGVAFETADNKFEALASHGAITNFHGSLNALATDLFKIANDIRLLGSGSRCGLGELSLPENEPGSSIMPGKVNPTQCEAMTMVACQVFGNETTITVAASQGHFELNVYKPVIAFNVLQSIKILSECMVSFADHCVKGIKANEARIHDLLEKSLMLVTALAPAIGYDKAAKIAKTAHKNGTTLREEALKAGVSEADYNRLVKPENMIHPK
- the groL gene encoding chaperonin GroEL (60 kDa chaperone family; promotes refolding of misfolded polypeptides especially under stressful conditions; forms two stacked rings of heptamers to form a barrel-shaped 14mer; ends can be capped by GroES; misfolded proteins enter the barrel where they are refolded when GroES binds) — its product is MAAKEVKFGRDARERMLRGVDILANAVKVTLGPKGRNVVIDKSFGAPRITKDGVSVAKEIELEDKFENMGAQMLREVASKTNDIAGDGTTTATVLGQAIVQEGAKAVAAGMNPMDLKRGIDAAVNEVVENLLKKAKKIKTSAEVAQVGTISANGETEIGKMISEAMQKVGNEGVITVEEAKTADTELEVVEGMQFDRGYLSPYFVTNTEKMVADLDDPYILIHEKKLSNLQALLPVLEAVVQSSKPLLIIAEDVEGEALATLVVNKLRGGLKIAAVKAPGFGDRRKAMLEDIAILTSGQVISDDLGIKLENVTLDMLGRAKKVTVSKENTTIVDGAGKKPEINARVNQIKAQIEETTSDYDREKLQERLAKLAGGVAVIRVGGATEVEVKEKKDRVDDALNATRAAVEEGIVAGGGTALLRAAADIKVKGANSDQEAGINIVRRALQAPARQIATNAGDEASIVVGKILENKSDTFGYNTANGQYGDLIALGIVDPVKVVRSALQNAASVAGLLITTEAMIAELPKKEAPMPAMPGGGMGGMDF
- the groES gene encoding co-chaperone GroES, translating into MAKTKFRPLHDRVVVRRVESEEKTAGGIIIPDTAKEKPQEGEVLAVGPGARDESGKLVALDVKAGDRVLFGKWSGTEVKLDGEDVLIMKESDIMGILG
- a CDS encoding NifU family protein, giving the protein MFIQTETTPNPATLKFLPGRVVLEEGVAEFRDKEDASERSPLASKLFAIPGVTGVFFGYDFITVTKDNTEWQHLKPAILGTIMEHFMSNSPIMAAHVNDVPDVPVGEEFFSEEDKDLVDTIKELIETRVRPAVANDGGDITFRGFEHGVVYLNMRGACSGCPASTATLKHGIENLLRHFVPEVAGVEEYPT